In Zonotrichia albicollis isolate bZonAlb1 chromosome 26, bZonAlb1.hap1, whole genome shotgun sequence, a genomic segment contains:
- the LOC141731843 gene encoding serine/threonine-protein kinase pim-1-like → MAFLFYHLMFQVDIINADRRVPPAGTAQEALQERYRLGSLLGRGGFGRVFAATRLSDGAPVAIKRVPRNRVRHWGELPDGTSAPLEIVLLAKVSTGFPGVVQLLEWLELPNCIVMVLERPERCQDLQRFIGARRFLSEEEARELFRQVLEAVRHCTSCGVLHRDIKPENILVDLDTGQAKLIDFGCGTYLQDTVYTHFAGETLSYSPPEWNDFGWYHGEAATVWSLGILLHQMVCGEHPFRRGRNLSWGQLPLPQRLSQECKDLIGWCLSVNSLDRPALEDLYFYPWMWDIPLP, encoded by the exons cgctgaccgccgcgtcccgcccgcagggacggcgcaggaggccctgcaggagcggtaccggctgggatcgctgctggggcgcggcGGCTTCGGCAGAGTCTTCGCGGCCACGAGGCTCTCGGACGGCGCCCCG gtggccatcaaaaGGGTGCCACGGAACCGCGTCCGGCACTGGggcgagctg cccgaTGGCACCAGCGCACCCCTGGAGatcgtgctgctggccaaggtgtccactggcttccccggtgtggtccagctgctggagtggctcGAGCTCCCCAACTGCATCGTGATGGTGCTGGAGCGGCCAGAGCGGTGTCAGGACCTGCAGCGTTTCATTGGGGCACGGCGGTTCCTGTCCGAGGAGGAGGCGCGGGAGCTGTtccgccaggtgctggaggccgtgcggcactgcaccagctgcggggtcctgcacagggacatcaaGCCAGAGAACATCCTGGTTGACCTGGACACCGGGCAGGCCAAACTGATTGactttggctgtggcacctacctgcaggacacagtctACACTCACTTTGCAGGTGA AACACTGTCCTACAGCCCCCCGGAATGGAACGACTTTGGCTGGTACCATGGCGAGGCAGCGACGGTctggtccctgggcatcctgctgcaccagaTGGTCTGCGGGGAGCACCCTTTCAGGAGGGGCCGGAACCTCAGCTGGGGCCAGCTCCCGCTGCCACAAAGGCTTTCTCAAG aATGCAAAGATCTGATCGGGTGGTGTTTATCCGTGAACTCCTTGGATAGACCCGCACTGGAAGACCTGTACTTTTATCCTTGGATGTGGGATATTCCTCTGCCATAG